A window of the Nibribacter ruber genome harbors these coding sequences:
- a CDS encoding PspC domain-containing protein, whose protein sequence is MKQVQYFLESQAFGVCTKLGEKLGFATSSIRLSFIYLSFLTFGSPVIVYLIMAFWLNVRKHLRRERSTIWDV, encoded by the coding sequence ATGAAACAAGTGCAGTATTTCTTAGAAAGCCAGGCCTTTGGAGTGTGTACGAAACTGGGGGAGAAGCTGGGCTTTGCCACCAGCAGCATACGTCTGTCCTTTATCTACCTTTCCTTTTTAACGTTCGGCTCACCGGTTATCGTCTACCTGATCATGGCCTTCTGGCTGAACGTGCGCAAGCATTTACGCCGGGAGCGCAGCACCATCTGGGACGTGTAG
- a CDS encoding glycosyltransferase family 2 protein, whose product MDYKKPTVAVVILNWNGRRWLEQFLPNVLENSPEAEVIVADNDSSDDSVAFLTEHYPKVRQIILPENLGFCEGYNQALKQVEATYYVLLNSDVEVTPNWLPPMVSLLEQNPKIAACQPKIRSFYQRMHFEYAGAAGGFLDAYGYPFCRGRIFDSLEQDCGQYDDTLPVFWATGACMLVRASAYWQAQGLEKAFFAHMEEIDLCWRFQNLGYQVYYQGQSTVYHVGGGTLPKDNPRKTFLNFRNGAALLYKNLSDKELNKIFYTRLVLDGVAAVQFLLKGQWKQVQAIWKAHREFFGQKGAYWKEKRQALPVKKETTQLTGWYGHSVVWQYFIKGRKTFKDLHVPDGAALPA is encoded by the coding sequence TTGGATTATAAGAAACCTACGGTGGCGGTGGTCATCCTTAACTGGAACGGCCGCCGCTGGCTAGAGCAGTTTTTGCCCAATGTGCTGGAGAACAGTCCAGAGGCCGAGGTCATCGTGGCAGACAATGACTCTTCAGATGATTCTGTGGCCTTCCTGACAGAGCACTACCCCAAAGTGAGGCAGATCATACTGCCAGAAAATTTGGGCTTTTGTGAGGGTTATAACCAGGCTCTGAAACAGGTAGAAGCCACCTATTATGTGCTGCTCAACTCAGACGTAGAAGTGACGCCCAACTGGCTGCCGCCTATGGTCAGCCTGCTGGAGCAAAACCCCAAGATTGCCGCCTGTCAGCCCAAGATAAGGTCTTTTTACCAGCGCATGCACTTTGAATATGCCGGTGCCGCCGGGGGCTTTTTAGATGCATATGGCTACCCTTTCTGCCGAGGCAGGATTTTTGACTCCCTGGAGCAGGACTGTGGCCAGTATGATGACACGCTTCCGGTTTTTTGGGCCACTGGTGCCTGCATGCTGGTGCGCGCCAGTGCGTATTGGCAGGCGCAGGGCCTGGAGAAAGCCTTTTTTGCCCACATGGAAGAGATTGACCTATGCTGGCGCTTTCAGAATTTAGGCTATCAGGTATATTACCAGGGCCAGAGCACCGTCTACCACGTGGGCGGCGGCACCCTGCCCAAAGACAACCCCAGAAAAACCTTCCTTAACTTCAGGAACGGCGCGGCCCTGCTCTACAAGAACCTGTCTGACAAAGAGCTGAACAAAATCTTTTATACCCGGTTGGTGTTGGACGGCGTAGCCGCGGTGCAGTTTCTCTTAAAGGGGCAATGGAAGCAAGTGCAAGCTATTTGGAAGGCGCACCGTGAGTTCTTCGGCCAGAAGGGTGCGTACTGGAAGGAAAAGCGACAGGCCTTGCCTGTAAAAAAGGAAACCACGCAACTGACCGGTTGGTACGGCCACAGCGTGGTCTGGCAATATTTTATTAAAGGGAGAAAGACGTTTAAAGACCTACACGTCCCAGATGGTGCTGCGCTCCCGGCGTAA
- a CDS encoding YbaB/EbfC family nucleoid-associated protein, translated as MFDMMGMMGKVKEMQAKMKEAQENLKHITVSAEAGGGMVKATANGEKRILKIEIDDNLLKPEDREMLSDLVVAAVNKALADAGEKAQEELKKHTSGMLPNIPGLDLSGFGL; from the coding sequence ATGTTTGATATGATGGGAATGATGGGCAAGGTGAAAGAGATGCAGGCCAAAATGAAAGAGGCCCAGGAAAATCTCAAGCACATTACCGTCTCTGCAGAGGCCGGCGGCGGCATGGTGAAAGCCACGGCCAACGGAGAAAAGCGCATCTTGAAAATTGAGATTGACGACAACCTTCTAAAGCCCGAAGACCGCGAAATGCTGTCTGACTTGGTGGTGGCCGCCGTGAACAAGGCATTGGCAGACGCCGGCGAAAAAGCCCAGGAAGAGCTAAAAAAACACACCTCGGGCATGCTGCCTAACATACCTGGCTTAGACTTGAGCGGCTTTGGATTATAA
- a CDS encoding T9SS type B sorting domain-containing protein, producing MRNLLLILFIMCGWAFNVQAQCFLAYNEQNQVVETFCVGQRITFKDNTTGGTEYYDFDKSNGLDFNAKQTSFTFTEPGTYTVTQLKNVSSTLCERTFEVKAGVPSSPPVLQKLALQPRGLQLQIQSSAVNDVLVEQAASPSGAFTPVTTLARVPIGQSEHSITLASSSGCFRVRVINVCTGQENIISNTVCTQELQVTAGDRQNLLTWQPNPSPGNVVNYQLLRGGQPLQNLVPAQRSYTDAQVACGRTYTYQLVTLLQNGSLSVSLPVQVTTTGTTPPAAPLLLVSFNLQNQVQVETMVPAQETFKDQSIYRSQSSGVFGLIFEKQPKNAVDASLANLSLKPCYQTTYTDSCNITSARSNTACPVILTAESQQNEQVRLAWTTYEGFPEGVEQQTLELLDEQGQVYWTTPVTGQVYVDVQPQERFQRLTYRLLSKAKNASYQSYSNTASVEQAFQFYFPSAFTPNNDGLNDTFRAIGKFASTFTLQVLNRWGQVIFESKDFTKGWDGTYQGKPAPAGTYLYRFEATDVNGQRLTKSGPVTLVR from the coding sequence GTGAGAAACCTGTTACTGATTTTGTTCATAATGTGTGGCTGGGCATTTAACGTTCAAGCCCAATGCTTTTTAGCCTACAATGAACAGAATCAGGTAGTAGAGACGTTTTGCGTGGGCCAGCGCATCACCTTCAAGGACAATACCACCGGTGGCACAGAGTACTATGACTTTGACAAAAGCAACGGCTTGGATTTCAACGCGAAGCAGACGTCATTCACGTTCACAGAGCCGGGTACGTACACCGTCACGCAACTCAAAAACGTAAGTAGTACGCTCTGCGAGAGGACCTTTGAGGTCAAAGCAGGCGTTCCCTCCTCACCGCCCGTCCTTCAAAAACTGGCGCTGCAGCCGCGGGGCCTTCAACTACAGATTCAATCCAGTGCGGTGAATGACGTGTTGGTAGAGCAGGCGGCTTCTCCTTCAGGTGCGTTTACGCCGGTCACCACACTGGCCAGAGTTCCAATTGGGCAGAGCGAGCACTCCATTACCCTGGCCTCCTCCTCTGGCTGTTTTAGAGTGCGCGTCATTAATGTTTGTACCGGGCAGGAAAACATCATCTCCAATACTGTTTGTACCCAAGAACTGCAAGTAACCGCCGGTGACCGGCAAAATCTGCTGACCTGGCAACCCAACCCAAGTCCCGGCAACGTGGTCAACTACCAACTGCTGCGCGGCGGCCAGCCCTTGCAAAACCTAGTTCCTGCCCAGAGATCCTACACAGATGCTCAGGTGGCCTGCGGACGGACCTACACATACCAGTTAGTGACTCTGTTGCAGAACGGAAGCCTGAGTGTTTCGCTTCCAGTGCAGGTGACAACCACAGGAACTACTCCGCCAGCGGCGCCTTTGCTGCTGGTGAGCTTTAACCTGCAGAACCAAGTACAGGTAGAAACAATGGTGCCCGCCCAGGAAACATTTAAGGATCAAAGCATTTACCGCAGCCAGAGCTCGGGCGTTTTTGGCCTTATTTTCGAAAAACAGCCTAAAAACGCCGTTGATGCTTCACTGGCAAATCTTTCGCTCAAGCCCTGCTACCAAACCACCTACACTGACTCTTGCAACATCACTTCGGCCAGAAGCAACACCGCCTGCCCTGTCATTCTCACCGCAGAAAGTCAGCAAAACGAGCAGGTACGCTTGGCCTGGACTACGTATGAAGGCTTCCCTGAGGGCGTAGAACAGCAAACGCTGGAGCTCTTAGATGAGCAAGGGCAAGTGTATTGGACCACTCCGGTCACAGGGCAGGTGTATGTAGACGTGCAACCACAGGAACGCTTCCAACGCCTTACGTACCGGCTCCTGTCTAAGGCCAAAAACGCATCGTACCAAAGTTATTCCAACACGGCCAGCGTGGAGCAGGCGTTTCAGTTTTACTTTCCATCGGCGTTTACCCCTAACAATGACGGGCTTAATGACACGTTCAGGGCTATTGGTAAGTTTGCCAGCACGTTTACTTTGCAGGTGCTCAACCGCTGGGGGCAGGTGATTTTTGAGAGCAAGGACTTTACCAAAGGATGGGACGGCACATATCAAGGCAAACCGGCACCGGCGGGCACGTATTTGTATAGGTTTGAAGCCACAGACGTGAACGGCCAGCGCCTGACCAAGAGCGGCCCCGTTACTCTGGTACGATGA
- the hutH gene encoding histidine ammonia-lyase, with amino-acid sequence MPDQHLISPAPFSLDQIGQVLRGNLTLGLSQEAEQRITHCFDYLHQRLAQSQEPVYGINTGFGSLCNTTIGHDSLEELQRNLMMSHACGTGDEVPAEVVKIMLLLKVQSLAYGHSGVQLATVNRLISFYNRDIYPVVYQQGSLGASGDLAPLAHLCLPLLGLGKVRFQDFKLKGHEVLDIFSWSPIQLQAKEGLALLNGTQFMNAYGVLLCLRARQIAAAADVLAALSLEAFDGKSDPFLPFIHQVRPHAGQLTSAATILRLLEGSELQQQPKQHVQDPYSFRCVPQVHGASLDALVYVEQVITREMNSVTDNPNIFPDEDLIISGGNFHGQPLALALDFFSIALAEWGSISERRTYQLISGQRGLPHFLVSNPGLNSGLMIPQYTAASIVSQTKQLCTPASVDSIVSSNGQEDHVSMGANAATKAYKVLENVERVLAIELMTAAQAMEFRGPGRTSPALEKLLSAYRNQVPALDKDRVLHDDIQASVLFLRQFPFQDLTA; translated from the coding sequence ATGCCTGACCAGCACCTCATCTCCCCGGCCCCTTTCTCCCTGGACCAGATTGGTCAGGTTTTGCGTGGTAACCTAACGCTGGGCTTGTCTCAAGAGGCAGAGCAACGCATTACGCACTGCTTTGACTACCTGCACCAGCGCCTGGCCCAGTCGCAAGAGCCGGTGTACGGCATCAACACGGGTTTCGGGTCTTTGTGCAACACCACCATTGGCCATGACAGCCTGGAAGAATTGCAGCGCAATCTTATGATGTCACATGCCTGTGGCACAGGAGACGAGGTACCCGCCGAGGTGGTCAAAATCATGCTTCTTCTCAAGGTGCAGTCCCTAGCTTACGGGCACAGTGGCGTACAACTGGCCACCGTCAACAGGCTCATTTCTTTTTACAACCGCGATATTTACCCCGTAGTCTACCAACAAGGCTCTCTGGGTGCCAGCGGCGACCTGGCTCCCTTGGCCCATTTGTGCCTGCCGCTTTTAGGCTTAGGCAAAGTGCGTTTCCAGGACTTTAAACTGAAGGGCCATGAGGTGTTGGACATCTTCAGCTGGAGCCCGATTCAATTACAGGCCAAGGAAGGATTGGCTTTGTTGAATGGCACGCAGTTCATGAACGCGTATGGCGTGTTGCTGTGCTTGCGCGCCCGCCAGATCGCCGCCGCTGCAGACGTGTTGGCGGCCCTTTCCCTGGAAGCCTTCGATGGCAAATCAGATCCATTTCTACCCTTCATCCATCAGGTGCGTCCGCATGCAGGACAGTTGACATCTGCGGCTACTATTTTAAGGTTGTTGGAAGGAAGCGAGTTGCAGCAGCAGCCCAAGCAACACGTGCAGGACCCTTATTCCTTCCGGTGCGTACCGCAGGTGCATGGCGCCAGTCTGGATGCCCTGGTCTACGTGGAGCAGGTGATTACCCGTGAAATGAACTCCGTGACGGACAATCCCAACATCTTCCCAGACGAGGACTTAATCATCTCCGGCGGTAACTTCCACGGGCAGCCCTTGGCCTTGGCGCTGGATTTCTTCAGTATAGCCCTAGCCGAATGGGGCAGCATTTCAGAGCGCCGCACCTATCAACTCATCTCTGGGCAGAGAGGTCTGCCGCACTTCCTGGTGTCCAATCCGGGGCTTAATTCTGGCTTAATGATTCCGCAATACACGGCGGCCTCCATCGTTAGTCAGACAAAGCAATTGTGCACCCCGGCCAGCGTAGATTCTATTGTCTCTTCAAACGGGCAGGAAGACCACGTGAGCATGGGCGCCAACGCGGCTACCAAAGCGTACAAAGTGCTGGAGAATGTAGAGCGCGTGTTGGCCATTGAGCTGATGACCGCCGCACAGGCCATGGAATTCAGAGGCCCTGGTCGTACATCACCCGCCCTGGAAAAACTATTGAGCGCCTACAGAAACCAGGTACCAGCTTTAGACAAAGACCGCGTGTTGCATGATGATATTCAGGCCAGTGTGCTGTTTTTACGGCAATTCCCATTCCAAGACTTGACCGCGTGA
- the hisS gene encoding histidine--tRNA ligase: MSKDKPSIPKGTRDFGPATVVKRNYIFSVIKRTFEKFGFLPLETPAMENLSVLTGKYGDEGDQLIFKILNSGDFAGKITPQDLEKGSKPLTPKISEKALRYDLTVPFARYVVMNRNEVAFPFKRYQIQPVWRADRPQRGRYREFYQCDADVVGTNSLLCEAEIILMMDEVLSTLGLDDFTIKFNHRGLLAGIAEAIGASGREADLCVAIDKLDKIGQDAVNQELLQKGFTQDAINNLQPVLALTGAIDDLLPKLDALLQNSEEGKRGLKDIRSMLSFLQSFEVKQAKLQLDVTLARGLSYYTGCIFEVKVNNAQMGSISGGGRYDNLTGMFGLPGVSGVGFSFGVDRIFDVLEELNLFPEGSQTITQVLIANFDEESMRYALPVLQALRTMGISTELYPDSTKLKKQMAYADQKQIPFVLLIGSEEMDTSLLNLRNMRTGEQQRLTLAEIIDHLQTYFSA; this comes from the coding sequence ATGAGCAAAGACAAACCAAGCATCCCGAAGGGCACCCGTGATTTTGGGCCCGCCACGGTGGTGAAACGCAACTATATCTTCTCCGTCATCAAGCGCACGTTTGAGAAATTCGGGTTTCTGCCGCTAGAAACGCCGGCCATGGAAAACCTGTCTGTCCTCACCGGCAAATACGGCGACGAAGGAGACCAACTTATTTTTAAAATTCTCAATTCGGGAGACTTCGCCGGAAAAATCACGCCGCAGGACCTGGAAAAAGGCTCTAAACCGCTCACGCCCAAAATCTCTGAAAAGGCCCTGCGCTATGACCTCACCGTGCCGTTTGCGCGCTACGTAGTCATGAACCGCAATGAGGTGGCCTTCCCGTTCAAGCGCTACCAGATTCAGCCCGTATGGCGGGCCGATCGTCCGCAACGAGGCCGGTATCGCGAGTTCTACCAATGCGACGCCGACGTAGTGGGCACCAACTCCCTGCTCTGCGAAGCTGAAATCATTCTTATGATGGATGAGGTTCTGAGCACCCTGGGCCTGGATGACTTTACCATCAAATTCAACCACCGCGGCTTGCTAGCCGGCATTGCCGAAGCCATTGGCGCCAGCGGCCGCGAGGCTGATCTATGCGTGGCCATTGACAAGCTAGACAAGATTGGCCAGGACGCCGTGAACCAGGAGTTGTTACAAAAAGGCTTTACGCAAGACGCCATCAATAACCTGCAACCCGTACTGGCATTGACCGGAGCTATTGATGATTTGCTTCCAAAGTTAGACGCGCTGCTGCAAAATTCTGAGGAAGGCAAGCGCGGCTTGAAAGACATCAGGAGCATGCTCAGTTTCTTGCAGAGCTTTGAGGTAAAGCAAGCCAAACTCCAACTGGACGTAACCCTGGCCCGCGGCCTATCTTACTACACCGGCTGCATCTTTGAAGTAAAGGTGAACAACGCGCAGATGGGCTCCATTAGTGGTGGCGGCCGCTATGATAACCTGACGGGTATGTTTGGCCTGCCGGGCGTGTCTGGCGTGGGCTTCTCGTTTGGCGTGGACCGCATTTTTGACGTGCTGGAAGAACTCAACCTGTTCCCAGAAGGCAGCCAGACCATCACGCAAGTGCTCATCGCTAACTTTGACGAAGAATCCATGCGCTACGCCTTGCCGGTGTTACAAGCGTTGCGCACTATGGGCATCTCAACCGAGTTGTACCCAGACTCCACCAAGCTTAAAAAACAGATGGCGTACGCAGATCAGAAGCAGATTCCGTTTGTGCTCTTGATAGGCTCTGAGGAAATGGACACCAGCCTTCTGAACCTGCGCAACATGCGCACCGGTGAGCAACAGCGTTTAACGCTCGCTGAAATCATTGACCACCTTCAAACCTATTTTTCTGCCTAA
- a CDS encoding glycosyltransferase family 2 protein: protein MTLVSLSCYILTHNSQEYLAQVLEPLQGVVDDLVIIDSGSKDNTQAIAEQFKARFIHRPLDNFKNQRNFALDQCQHTWVLSLDSDEVPDSSFVQALQAFKATAASTDIQGFKIERKWIVMGQEVQTFYPILCPDFPLRLFRKDVVNFNERSNMVHETPSGHTKEGTLDGFVRHYTFNKVEDLYRKLNLYTSIAAQDMAARGKTASWDKIIFSPMAAWIKWYLIKQGFRDGAVGWVLGQYAYDYTLQKYLKLRFDLKRK from the coding sequence ATGACCTTAGTATCGCTCTCTTGTTATATTCTCACCCACAACAGTCAGGAGTACCTGGCGCAGGTGCTGGAACCTTTGCAGGGGGTGGTGGATGATTTGGTGATCATAGACTCCGGCAGCAAAGACAACACACAGGCCATTGCTGAACAATTCAAGGCGAGGTTCATCCATCGTCCGCTGGACAATTTTAAGAACCAGCGCAATTTTGCGTTAGACCAATGCCAGCATACCTGGGTCTTGAGCCTGGATTCTGACGAGGTGCCAGACAGTAGCTTCGTGCAGGCGCTGCAAGCGTTTAAAGCCACGGCCGCCTCTACAGACATTCAAGGATTTAAGATAGAACGCAAGTGGATTGTCATGGGCCAGGAGGTGCAGACGTTTTATCCCATCCTGTGCCCTGATTTCCCATTGCGGTTGTTTAGAAAAGACGTGGTGAACTTCAATGAGCGCAGCAACATGGTGCATGAAACACCCAGCGGTCATACCAAAGAAGGCACTCTGGATGGTTTTGTGCGGCATTACACGTTCAACAAAGTAGAAGACCTGTACCGGAAGCTCAACCTATATACCTCCATTGCCGCCCAGGACATGGCCGCGCGGGGAAAAACCGCTAGTTGGGATAAAATCATTTTCAGCCCGATGGCCGCCTGGATAAAATGGTACCTGATCAAACAAGGATTTAGAGACGGCGCCGTGGGCTGGGTGTTGGGCCAGTATGCGTATGACTATACCTTGCAGAAATACCTGAAACTGCGGTTTGACTTGAAGCGGAAGTAA
- a CDS encoding bifunctional GNAT family N-acetyltransferase/carbon-nitrogen hydrolase family protein codes for MSETTEHKLILRPLTTSDYKEVKQIMELVYTNLGGSWTQKEFSSLLKRFPDGQLCIEDKGRVVAAALGLIVQYSAYGDKHNYEQITGGGKFDTHDPDGDTLYGVDVFVHPEYRNLRLGRRLYDARKELCENLNLRGIILGGRIPGYKEHSHNMTPGKYIEQVRNKEIYDPILTFQLSNGFHVRKIIKGYMPQDKESKAYASLLEWINVYYEEKETLVGGTKKVVRIGVIQWQMRQMNSLEDFEQQLEFFVDTVSSYKADMVLFPEFFNAPLMALSDEATPSAAIRKLADYTEGIREKLIHLALSYNINIIAGSMPEYIDNKLHNVSYLCRRDGTYDKQYKLHVTPDESQYWGMRGGNKLNVFDTDFGKIGILICYDVEFPELARMLSDQEMKILFVPYQTDTKNAYLRVRHCAQARAIENECYVAITGSVGNLPRVENMDIQYSQSAVFSPSDVAFPHDAIITEATPNTEMTLIADLDLDLLKDLNTTGSVRNLRDRRKDLYNLSWLHQKEDDLTEI; via the coding sequence ATGAGTGAAACCACTGAACATAAACTAATACTTAGGCCGCTCACCACTTCAGACTACAAAGAGGTGAAGCAGATCATGGAGCTGGTCTACACCAACCTGGGCGGTTCCTGGACCCAGAAAGAATTCTCGTCTTTGTTGAAGCGCTTCCCAGACGGGCAGCTGTGCATTGAAGACAAAGGCCGCGTGGTGGCCGCTGCCCTGGGCCTGATTGTGCAATATTCTGCCTACGGTGACAAGCACAACTATGAGCAGATTACCGGCGGCGGTAAGTTTGACACCCATGACCCAGACGGCGACACCCTCTACGGCGTGGACGTGTTTGTGCACCCAGAATACCGAAACCTGCGTCTGGGCCGTCGTTTGTATGATGCCCGCAAGGAGCTTTGTGAGAACCTGAACCTGCGCGGCATCATCCTGGGTGGTCGTATTCCGGGCTACAAGGAGCACTCGCACAACATGACGCCGGGTAAGTACATTGAGCAGGTGCGCAACAAGGAGATCTATGACCCTATCCTGACGTTCCAGCTGAGCAACGGCTTCCACGTAAGAAAAATCATCAAAGGCTACATGCCCCAGGACAAGGAGTCCAAGGCCTATGCATCTTTGCTGGAGTGGATCAACGTGTACTATGAGGAGAAAGAAACGCTGGTGGGCGGTACCAAGAAAGTGGTGCGCATTGGCGTCATTCAATGGCAGATGCGCCAGATGAACTCCCTGGAAGACTTTGAGCAGCAACTGGAGTTCTTCGTGGATACGGTGAGTTCCTATAAAGCCGACATGGTGCTGTTTCCGGAGTTCTTTAATGCGCCGCTCATGGCGCTCTCAGATGAGGCCACGCCATCTGCCGCCATCCGGAAGTTAGCAGATTACACAGAGGGCATTAGAGAGAAGCTCATTCACCTGGCCTTGTCCTACAACATCAACATTATTGCGGGCAGCATGCCGGAGTACATTGACAACAAGTTGCACAACGTAAGCTACCTCTGTAGAAGAGACGGTACTTATGACAAGCAATACAAGCTGCACGTGACGCCAGACGAGTCTCAGTACTGGGGGATGCGCGGCGGCAACAAACTCAACGTTTTTGACACGGACTTCGGGAAGATTGGCATCTTGATCTGCTATGACGTGGAGTTCCCAGAGCTGGCGCGCATGCTCTCAGACCAGGAAATGAAAATCTTGTTCGTGCCGTACCAGACAGATACCAAGAACGCCTACCTGCGCGTACGTCACTGCGCTCAGGCCCGTGCCATTGAGAACGAGTGCTACGTGGCCATTACCGGTAGCGTGGGTAACTTGCCCCGCGTGGAGAACATGGACATCCAGTACTCGCAATCAGCGGTGTTCTCGCCTTCAGACGTCGCGTTCCCGCATGACGCCATCATCACAGAGGCTACGCCTAACACAGAGATGACCCTCATTGCCGACCTGGACCTGGACTTGCTCAAAGACCTGAACACCACCGGCAGTGTGCGCAACCTCAGAGACCGTCGCAAGGACTTGTACAACCTCAGCTGGCTGCACCAGAAAGAAGACGATCTCACCGAGATTTAA
- a CDS encoding 3-oxoacid CoA-transferase subunit B, which produces MSLDKHGIAKRIAQEVEDGFYVNLGIGIPTLVANYIPDGMNVVLQSENGLLGMGPFPTEDEVDPDLINAGKQTVTYLDGSSLFSSAESFAMIRGEHVQLTILGAMEVSERGDIANWKIPGKMVKGMGGAMDLVASAKNIIVAMQHTSRDGQSKLLKNCSLPITGLGCVKKIVTDLAVIDVTPEGFRLLERAPGVTVEQIQAATEGTLIVEGDIPEIKV; this is translated from the coding sequence ATGAGTCTCGATAAACACGGAATTGCAAAAAGAATAGCGCAGGAAGTAGAAGACGGCTTCTACGTGAACCTGGGCATAGGTATACCCACCTTGGTGGCCAATTATATTCCAGATGGAATGAACGTGGTCTTGCAGTCTGAGAACGGCTTGCTGGGCATGGGCCCTTTCCCCACGGAGGATGAGGTAGACCCAGATTTGATCAACGCTGGCAAGCAGACGGTGACGTATCTGGACGGTTCATCACTTTTCAGTTCAGCGGAGAGCTTTGCCATGATCAGAGGCGAGCACGTGCAACTGACCATCCTGGGCGCCATGGAGGTCTCTGAGCGCGGCGACATTGCCAACTGGAAGATTCCAGGCAAGATGGTGAAAGGAATGGGCGGCGCCATGGATTTGGTGGCCTCTGCCAAGAACATCATCGTGGCCATGCAGCACACCTCCAGAGACGGACAGTCCAAGCTTCTGAAGAACTGTTCTCTGCCCATTACCGGCTTGGGTTGCGTGAAGAAGATTGTCACAGATTTGGCCGTAATTGACGTGACCCCAGAGGGCTTCAGATTGCTGGAAAGAGCACCGGGCGTCACTGTTGAGCAGATTCAGGCGGCAACCGAAGGCACCCTGATTGTGGAAGGCGACATCCCCGAAATTAAAGTTTAA
- a CDS encoding four helix bundle protein, whose product MDQKAPQNLILELTLEFAVAVILYAEELEAKRKYVLANQLLKSGTSIGANVREAQNAESKADFIHKFKIAAKEVEETEYWLLLCQRTPSYPDPSHLQKSLVSIKKIISKIIISSKTNK is encoded by the coding sequence ATGGATCAGAAAGCGCCGCAAAACTTAATTTTAGAATTAACCTTAGAGTTTGCGGTAGCTGTTATTTTGTATGCCGAAGAATTAGAAGCAAAACGAAAATACGTCTTAGCCAATCAATTACTTAAAAGTGGAACGTCTATTGGTGCCAATGTGCGGGAAGCCCAGAATGCCGAAAGCAAAGCAGACTTCATTCACAAATTTAAAATTGCCGCCAAAGAAGTAGAGGAAACAGAATACTGGCTTTTGCTTTGCCAAAGGACTCCTTCCTATCCAGACCCTTCGCATCTCCAAAAATCACTCGTTTCCATCAAAAAAATAATCTCAAAAATTATCATCAGTTCTAAAACCAATAAATGA
- a CDS encoding CoA transferase subunit A — MINKVVKDAAAACQDIPDGATLMIGGFGLCGIPENSIQELLKKGVKNLTCISNNAGVDDFGIGLLLQQRQVKKMISSYVGENAEFERQLLSGELEVDLIPQGTLAERIRAGGAGIPAFFTPAGYGTEVGEGKESRGFNGKMYLMEEWLKADFAIVKAWKGDTAGNLIYKGTARNFNPMMATAGKITIAEVEELVPVGELDPNMIHTPGIYVQRIFQGKDYEKRIEQRTVRQA, encoded by the coding sequence ATGATTAATAAAGTAGTAAAAGACGCCGCGGCCGCGTGCCAGGACATTCCAGACGGAGCCACGCTGATGATTGGCGGTTTCGGGTTGTGCGGCATCCCTGAAAACTCCATTCAAGAGCTCCTCAAAAAAGGCGTAAAAAACCTGACCTGCATCTCTAACAACGCCGGGGTAGATGATTTTGGCATTGGCTTGTTGTTGCAGCAACGCCAGGTCAAGAAAATGATTTCCAGCTACGTGGGCGAGAACGCCGAGTTTGAACGTCAGCTGTTGTCGGGTGAACTGGAAGTAGATTTGATTCCGCAGGGAACCCTGGCTGAGCGCATTCGGGCAGGAGGAGCCGGCATTCCCGCATTCTTCACCCCAGCCGGCTACGGCACCGAGGTAGGCGAAGGAAAGGAAAGCCGCGGATTTAACGGCAAGATGTACCTGATGGAAGAATGGCTGAAGGCTGATTTTGCCATAGTCAAAGCCTGGAAAGGCGACACCGCCGGCAACCTCATCTACAAAGGCACGGCCCGCAACTTCAACCCCATGATGGCCACCGCCGGCAAAATCACTATCGCTGAGGTAGAGGAACTTGTGCCCGTAGGCGAACTAGACCCCAACATGATCCACACTCCCGGCATCTACGTGCAACGCATCTTCCAGGGCAAAGACTACGAGAAACGGATTGAACAAAGGACGGTGCGGCAAGCGTAG
- a CDS encoding YrzE family protein, producing MFKSILAVLVGLATGFTTIFLVELVAQQVYPLPVLQNPQDPAAMAAYMSNAPMGSLVLILLAYALGAFLGGMVAARLAPSKKMVHALVVGILLLLAGIANFYMLPHPIWFVIAAVIIYPLMSFFGGAMGSRDMP from the coding sequence ATGTTTAAAAGCATCCTTGCCGTGCTGGTGGGTTTGGCTACGGGTTTCACCACCATCTTTCTAGTAGAGCTGGTGGCCCAGCAAGTGTACCCGCTTCCCGTTTTACAAAATCCGCAAGACCCGGCCGCCATGGCTGCCTATATGTCTAATGCGCCTATGGGTTCACTTGTATTAATCCTGCTAGCCTATGCCCTGGGCGCTTTCCTTGGCGGCATGGTAGCGGCTCGCCTCGCCCCTAGCAAAAAAATGGTGCACGCCTTGGTGGTAGGAATCCTGCTGCTTCTTGCTGGCATTGCCAACTTTTACATGCTCCCGCACCCAATTTGGTTTGTCATTGCAGCGGTGATCATTTACCCCTTGATGTCTTTCTTTGGCGGCGCCATGGGTTCCCGCGACATGCCATAA